A portion of the Pseudomonas synxantha BG33R genome contains these proteins:
- the fliD gene encoding flagellar filament capping protein FliD, which produces MASSTISGPGSGYDTQAIVKALVGAEQAPKQQQITNEQKTATVQLSAVGSIKTALEAYQAAITKLNNPSAFNGLAASSSEEKNAKVTLGDGASSGKYVLQVDNLATASKVTTAVNAEGASGKANTTDEDQTLTINQSGKSFDVVIPGGATLQQVRESINTQLSSQGISANVLSDSNGARLVLTSTNMGEGTDITLSGDSQLASGYDKGTPPTNAKYSIDGIAMSSSSNKITSAISGVTLELLDTIDVKKPTTITVASNTDTLKTSVQSFVSAYNTLMTAINTQTKVTATGDASTTTAGALTGDASMRQLVNSLRSELVSGSGAGTMTSLAQMGITTDQKTGLLSLDDKTWDKAVVKGAGDIAKLFTGDTGLITRMNKATKSYVGTTGTLATRATDLNNKLTDLTKETADLTRRMDALQKSLTAKYTAMDTMIAQINASSSSILTTLNSLNNPKSN; this is translated from the coding sequence ATGGCTAGTTCAACGATTTCCGGCCCTGGTTCGGGCTACGACACGCAAGCTATCGTCAAGGCGTTGGTGGGGGCTGAACAAGCGCCTAAACAACAGCAGATCACCAACGAGCAGAAAACTGCCACCGTCCAGTTGTCGGCAGTTGGTTCGATCAAGACGGCGTTGGAGGCCTATCAGGCGGCGATCACCAAGTTGAATAACCCCTCCGCGTTCAATGGGCTGGCGGCAAGTTCTTCGGAAGAGAAAAACGCCAAGGTGACGTTGGGTGACGGAGCATCCAGTGGCAAGTACGTTTTGCAAGTCGATAACCTGGCAACCGCTTCAAAAGTTACCACTGCGGTGAATGCTGAGGGTGCCTCGGGCAAGGCCAACACTACAGACGAAGACCAGACGCTGACCATCAACCAGTCGGGTAAAAGCTTCGATGTGGTGATTCCAGGTGGCGCGACCCTGCAACAGGTGCGAGAGTCAATCAATACCCAGCTCTCGTCGCAGGGTATCAGTGCCAACGTATTGAGCGACTCCAATGGTGCGCGACTGGTACTGACCTCGACCAATATGGGCGAAGGCACCGACATCACCCTCAGCGGTGATTCGCAACTGGCCAGCGGGTATGACAAAGGCACGCCGCCGACCAACGCCAAGTACTCCATCGACGGCATTGCAATGTCATCCAGCAGCAACAAAATCACGTCGGCGATCAGTGGCGTCACGTTGGAGCTGTTGGACACCATTGATGTGAAAAAACCGACGACCATTACCGTGGCCAGTAACACTGACACGTTGAAAACCTCGGTACAGTCCTTCGTCAGTGCGTACAACACGCTGATGACCGCCATCAATACCCAGACCAAAGTTACTGCAACCGGTGACGCGTCGACTACCACTGCCGGTGCGTTGACCGGCGATGCATCAATGCGTCAATTGGTGAACAGCCTGCGCTCCGAACTGGTCAGCGGCTCCGGCGCGGGCACCATGACCAGCCTGGCCCAGATGGGTATCACCACCGATCAGAAAACCGGCCTGCTGAGCCTGGATGACAAGACGTGGGACAAGGCGGTAGTCAAAGGCGCTGGCGATATTGCCAAGCTGTTCACCGGCGACACTGGTTTGATCACGCGCATGAACAAGGCGACGAAGAGCTACGTGGGTACCACCGGCACCCTGGCAACCCGGGCGACGGATCTCAACAACAAGTTGACCGACTTGACCAAAGAGACGGCCGACCTGACACGACGTATGGACGCCTTGCAAAAATCCCTGACCGCCAAGTACACGGCCATGGACACCATGATCGCGCAGATCAACGCCAGCAGCTCCAGCATCCTGACCACCCTCAACTCGCTGAACAATCCGAAATCGAACTGA
- a CDS encoding flagellar protein FlaG produces MDMSIKLTSSYPAASAPANLGAVVTQAQPVASNEPIKSEEPQRVALEKAVTDMREFVQASQRNLDFSIDDSTGKVVVKVIATDSGEVIRQIPSETALKLAQNLSDAGSLLFDSKA; encoded by the coding sequence ATGGACATGAGCATCAAGCTGACCTCGTCTTACCCCGCAGCTTCGGCCCCGGCCAACCTTGGCGCAGTGGTAACCCAGGCCCAGCCTGTGGCCAGCAATGAGCCGATCAAGAGTGAAGAGCCTCAGCGCGTGGCGCTGGAGAAGGCTGTTACCGATATGCGTGAGTTTGTGCAGGCTTCACAGCGCAACCTGGATTTTTCCATCGATGACTCTACCGGCAAGGTAGTGGTCAAGGTGATCGCCACCGACAGTGGTGAAGTGATTCGACAGATTCCATCGGAGACCGCGCTGAAATTGGCGCAGAACCTGAGCGATGCCGGCAGCCTGTTGTTTGATAGCAAGGCTTGA
- the fliS gene encoding flagellar export chaperone FliS: protein MNPMRALRQYQKVSSHAQVSEASPHRLVQMLMEGGLDRMAQAKGALNRGDIAQKGLMLGKAIEIISGLRDGLEPEKAEDPAAVHQLDALYGYMSNRLVEANQVNDAEIIDEVARLLITVKTGWDAIAPQ, encoded by the coding sequence ATGAACCCGATGAGAGCCCTTCGCCAATACCAGAAGGTCAGTTCCCATGCCCAGGTCTCCGAAGCCAGCCCGCACCGCCTGGTGCAGATGCTGATGGAAGGAGGCCTTGATCGCATGGCGCAGGCCAAGGGCGCATTGAACCGTGGGGATATTGCCCAGAAAGGGCTGATGCTGGGCAAGGCGATTGAAATTATCTCTGGCCTGCGTGACGGCCTGGAGCCAGAAAAGGCCGAAGATCCGGCAGCAGTGCACCAGTTGGACGCCTTGTATGGCTATATGAGCAATCGTTTGGTCGAGGCCAACCAGGTGAATGACGCCGAGATAATCGACGAAGTCGCCCGCCTGCTGATCACCGTCAAGACCGGCTGGGATGCCATCGCTCCACAATAA